A window of the Brassica napus cultivar Da-Ae chromosome C5, Da-Ae, whole genome shotgun sequence genome harbors these coding sequences:
- the LOC106437492 gene encoding inactive poly [ADP-ribose] polymerase RCD1-like isoform X1, whose product MDTKIVKVLDSRREDGFGKKRKRAASYAAYVTGVSYAKLQDVPPPNPQSQGPDKRRKLEGAYENLSGKSLVRYYSYFKKTGIAKRVMIYEKGVWNDLPDHVICTIRDELNEKRAAIEFEWCGHHFLLDFLHMHRLDLETGAKTPLAWIDIGGKCFFPEIYESDERNDCCNHKCVEYSKQYVPHDIKLRLEIDVNAGEPRLNLEECSDESGDSMDDDPAEDSCSRRIEPAVSKWDETDAIAVKPAGAEGLDKDAVKKMFAVGTASLGHVAVLDVGRFSSEIADARLELFQKQVEITKKHRGDANVRYAWLPAKREVLSGIMMQGLGVGGAFIRKSIYGVGIHLTAADCPYFSARYCDIDENGVRYMVLCRVIMGNMELLRGDKAQFFSGGEEYDNGVDDVENPKNYIVWNINMNTHIFPEFVVRFKLSVPHNAEGNMVARHDNSGVTLEGPKDLPPPQVDSNGPERGSGSANSVGSSTTKPKSPWMPFPTLFAAISPKIAEKDMCLINADYQQLREKKMTRGEFVRKLRGIVGDDLLRSTITALQNQPKLKKEIPGSHEEGAGGFVK is encoded by the exons ATGGACACCAAGATCGTCAAGGTGTTGGATAGTAGGCGCGAAGATGGTTTCGGTAAAAAGAGGAAACGCGCAGCAAGCTATGCTGCATATGTTACTGGAGTTTCGTACGCAAAGCTGCAAGATGTTCCTCCACCGAACCCGCAGAGCCAAGGTCCCGACAAAAGAAGGAAATTGGAAGGTGCTTACGAGAATCTATCTGGGAAGTCGCTGGTCAGATACTACTCTTATTTTAAGAAGACCGGAATTGCAAAGCGTGTTATGATCTACGAGAAGGGTGTCTGGAATGATTTGCCTGATCATGTTATCTGTACCATCCGAGATGAGCTAAACGAAAAGAGGGCTGCAATTGAGTTCGAGTGGTGTGGTCACCattttcttttggatttcttgcaCATGCATAGGCTAGATTTGGAAACAGGGGCAAAAACTCCGCTTGCATGGATCGACATTGGAGGCAAATGTTTTTTCCCTGAAATTTACGAGAGTGACGAAAGGAATGATTGCTGCAATCACAAGTGCGTGGAATATTCAAAACAATATGTCCCGCATGATATCAAGTTGCGCCTTGAGATTGATGTTAATGCTGGGGAGCCGAGGTTGAATTTGGAGGAGTGCAGTGATGAATCTGGTGACAGTATGGATGATGATCCAGCCGAGGATAGCTGCAGCCGCAGGATTGAACCTGCTGTTTCGAAATGGGATGAGACTGATGCTATAGCAGTCAAGCCTGCTGGAGCCGAAGGACTTGATAAAGATGCAGTTAAAAAGATGTTTGCAGTGGGTACAGCTTCTCTGGGGCATGTAGCGGTGCTGGATGTGGGTCGTTTCTCCAGTGAGATTGCTGATGCTCGTCTAGAGCTTTTCCAGAAGCAGGTTGAGATCACTAAGAAACATCGAGGGGATGCAAACGTTAGATACGCATGGCTACCTGCAAAGAGGGAAGTTCTATCTGGGATTATGATGCAGGGACTTGGAGTTGGGGGAGCATTTATTAGAAAGTCTATCTATGGTGTTGGGATACATTTAACTGCTGCAGACTGCCCTTACTTCAG TGCGAGGTACTGTGATATTGACGAAAATGGAGTACGGTACATGGTTTTGTGCCGTGTAATAATGGGGAACATGGAGCTTCTTCGTGGTGATAAAGCACAGTTTTTCTCTGGTGGAGAAGAGTATGACAATGGAGTTGATGATGTCGAGAATCCGAAAAATTACATTGTCTGGAACATCAATATGAATACCCATATATTCCCTGAATTTGTTGTTAGGTTCAAGCTGTCTGTTCCCCACAATGCTGAAG GTAATATGGTTGCTAGGCATGATAACTCGGGTGTCACTTTGGAAGGACCCAAGGATCTTCCTCCTCCGCAGGTAGACTCAAAC GGGCCTGAGAGAGGTTCAGGGAGCGCAAACAGTGTGGGTTCGAGCACTACGAAACCCAAATCTCCTTGGATGCCGTTTCCTACTCTGTTTGCAGCAATCTCACCTAAGATTGCAGAGAAGGACATGTGTTTGATCAATGCTGACTACCAACAACTGAGG GAAAAGAAGATGACCCGAGGAGAGTTTGTGAGGAAGCTGCGGGGGATAGTAGGAGATGATCTGCTTAGGTCCACAATAACAGCTCTTCAAAACCAG CCAAAGTTGAAGAAGGAGATTCCTGGAAGCCACGAGGAAGGTGCAGGTGGGTTTGTAAAGTAA
- the LOC106437492 gene encoding inactive poly [ADP-ribose] polymerase RCD1-like isoform X2, whose protein sequence is MDTKIVKVLDSRREDGFGKKRKRAASYAAYVTGVSYAKLQDVPPPNPQSQGPDKRRKLEGAYENLSGKSLVRYYSYFKKTGIAKRVMIYEKGVWNDLPDHVICTIRDELNEKRAAIEFEWCGHHFLLDFLHMHRLDLETGAKTPLAWIDIGGKCFFPEIYESDERNDCCNHKCVEYSKQYVPHDIKLRLEIDVNAGEPRLNLEECSDESGDSMDDDPAEDSCSRRIEPAVSKWDETDAIAVKPAGAEGLDKDAVKKMFAVGTASLGHVAVLDVGRFSSEIADARLELFQKQVEITKKHRGDANVRYAWLPAKREVLSGIMMQGLGVGGAFIRKSIYGVGIHLTAADCPYFSARYCDIDENGVRYMVLCRVIMGNMELLRGDKAQFFSGGEEYDNGVDDVENPKNYIVWNINMNTHIFPEFVVRFKLSVPHNAEGNMVARHDNSGVTLEGPKDLPPPQGPERGSGSANSVGSSTTKPKSPWMPFPTLFAAISPKIAEKDMCLINADYQQLREKKMTRGEFVRKLRGIVGDDLLRSTITALQNQPKLKKEIPGSHEEGAGGFVK, encoded by the exons ATGGACACCAAGATCGTCAAGGTGTTGGATAGTAGGCGCGAAGATGGTTTCGGTAAAAAGAGGAAACGCGCAGCAAGCTATGCTGCATATGTTACTGGAGTTTCGTACGCAAAGCTGCAAGATGTTCCTCCACCGAACCCGCAGAGCCAAGGTCCCGACAAAAGAAGGAAATTGGAAGGTGCTTACGAGAATCTATCTGGGAAGTCGCTGGTCAGATACTACTCTTATTTTAAGAAGACCGGAATTGCAAAGCGTGTTATGATCTACGAGAAGGGTGTCTGGAATGATTTGCCTGATCATGTTATCTGTACCATCCGAGATGAGCTAAACGAAAAGAGGGCTGCAATTGAGTTCGAGTGGTGTGGTCACCattttcttttggatttcttgcaCATGCATAGGCTAGATTTGGAAACAGGGGCAAAAACTCCGCTTGCATGGATCGACATTGGAGGCAAATGTTTTTTCCCTGAAATTTACGAGAGTGACGAAAGGAATGATTGCTGCAATCACAAGTGCGTGGAATATTCAAAACAATATGTCCCGCATGATATCAAGTTGCGCCTTGAGATTGATGTTAATGCTGGGGAGCCGAGGTTGAATTTGGAGGAGTGCAGTGATGAATCTGGTGACAGTATGGATGATGATCCAGCCGAGGATAGCTGCAGCCGCAGGATTGAACCTGCTGTTTCGAAATGGGATGAGACTGATGCTATAGCAGTCAAGCCTGCTGGAGCCGAAGGACTTGATAAAGATGCAGTTAAAAAGATGTTTGCAGTGGGTACAGCTTCTCTGGGGCATGTAGCGGTGCTGGATGTGGGTCGTTTCTCCAGTGAGATTGCTGATGCTCGTCTAGAGCTTTTCCAGAAGCAGGTTGAGATCACTAAGAAACATCGAGGGGATGCAAACGTTAGATACGCATGGCTACCTGCAAAGAGGGAAGTTCTATCTGGGATTATGATGCAGGGACTTGGAGTTGGGGGAGCATTTATTAGAAAGTCTATCTATGGTGTTGGGATACATTTAACTGCTGCAGACTGCCCTTACTTCAG TGCGAGGTACTGTGATATTGACGAAAATGGAGTACGGTACATGGTTTTGTGCCGTGTAATAATGGGGAACATGGAGCTTCTTCGTGGTGATAAAGCACAGTTTTTCTCTGGTGGAGAAGAGTATGACAATGGAGTTGATGATGTCGAGAATCCGAAAAATTACATTGTCTGGAACATCAATATGAATACCCATATATTCCCTGAATTTGTTGTTAGGTTCAAGCTGTCTGTTCCCCACAATGCTGAAG GTAATATGGTTGCTAGGCATGATAACTCGGGTGTCACTTTGGAAGGACCCAAGGATCTTCCTCCTCCGCAG GGGCCTGAGAGAGGTTCAGGGAGCGCAAACAGTGTGGGTTCGAGCACTACGAAACCCAAATCTCCTTGGATGCCGTTTCCTACTCTGTTTGCAGCAATCTCACCTAAGATTGCAGAGAAGGACATGTGTTTGATCAATGCTGACTACCAACAACTGAGG GAAAAGAAGATGACCCGAGGAGAGTTTGTGAGGAAGCTGCGGGGGATAGTAGGAGATGATCTGCTTAGGTCCACAATAACAGCTCTTCAAAACCAG CCAAAGTTGAAGAAGGAGATTCCTGGAAGCCACGAGGAAGGTGCAGGTGGGTTTGTAAAGTAA